cggCGGCTTTTAGGTCCACTAACCTGGATTATGGGTCCCACGCTCGATCTGCCCAGGACTGCCATCTGTCCCGCATAAATGCGGTTCGCCCCGTACTCCCCGGCATGGTCCACCCGGATGATGCGGTCTACGACGGCCTTGTTGATGCCCTCCACAGACACCCGCGTGCTGCACAGCCTGCGGGACACCCCTCCGGCGGGCAAAGGCCACCTTCCCCGGACACCTGCCGGAGAGACAAAGGTGACGCGAGCTCTGCTGCCGCCCGGTCCCCGTCCGAGGCGGGCGAGCACCGCCACCCGCGGGGCGCGGCGGTCCAAGGCAGCCCCGGGCGGCGCTACGAGGCCTGCGGCCGTCGTTCAGGACGATGCCGCGCCGGGTCAGAGGTGGGCGGGCTTGGGAGCCGGCCTGAGCCCCTACCCGCCCCGCAGCGGTGGAGCCGGCACTGCCCCAGCCAGCGCCACAAGGCCGGAGCTCCGGCAGCCACCTCCATCCCGCTGACCCCGACCGCTCCCCGCGTCGCTCCGCCGCTACGTCATCACCGCGGGCCACATCCTCACGCCACTCCCATTGGCTCCTCAGGGCCGCTCGCTGACCGGCGAGCCAGCGTCCCCCGGCTGCCATGGCAGCGGCGCCGGCACGCAGCCCGCGCCCCCGGCGGCGCCGAGGAACCGCCTTGGCTGGGGGAGGGCGGCCGCCGCTGCCAGCTGCCGGCGGGAAAGAGCAGGGGCGTTAGACCCTGGACCTGGAAAGGCGGTTGTGGACCCAGCTGAGGCTCCGAGTCACAGCAAAAAGCATCTTTCAAAAACCACCCGACgttgtatttaaaaataattattgaatgtgattttttttttctttacaataaaggcaaaaaaattcCAGAACATTATATAACAATAGTCTCTCACCTATCAACTAACAGTGTGCTACTAGCAAATTTCAAGTACTAAACAATTATGTACAGAAAACCCTTAAGCAGAACCTTTCAATAAAGGAAACAAGTAGTAATCAGCTTAGAAACACAGCTCCATCATCTCATTTCAGAGAGCAGAAATATGAATTTAAAGGCACTGACACAAGCTGCTGAATGATGTATCTCCAAAAACTATAATTTAACTCTCAAATATTCACATTTTCGAACAAAGAGAAGAGTAGTCAAGCTGTACAAGAACAAAACACAAGTAATAATGCCTTAACACATTTGCAAAGCATCAAAAAAGGCTACTCTACAGCAGTGACCTGACACCCCAGCAAGGCATTTCCCTGTGACAGGTGTGCATCACTTGATGATCTGACTGGTGGTCTCTTCCTACACCCAGTGTTTATTCAGAGCTCTTACCAGCTGGATTTTCTCTGAACCATTTTGTGAAGTTATCCAGTCTTCAACTGCAATTACTAGTTCAGAGCAAAATAAATACCAAAGTCTCAACTATATTTATAAAACTGATTTCAAACCCatgctgtattttcttcttcaatGCATTCTTTCAAAATACTGACAGATGATGTGGtcttttgctttggttttaaaaGAGAAGTGAGTTGGAAATATGGAAAGCCACATCTTTCCCTCCCTCACCCTTCTTAAAGTATCATTTGTAAAAACAGTACAAAGTTCAAGAGAGTTTAAGTTCCAATCACATTTTACCCAAAACCCCTGAAAAAATAGGGACTTGAATCCCAAAAACCTTAAAATTGTAGCAGCAGTAAGTTTCCTACCCTACAATTTTTGGACAGGTCTAACATAGTATAAATTAGCTAAATTTCCTGTCTTGGAAACTTGAAGGCTCACTGGCACAATCAAGAGCAAGACCTGAAGTGTCCATTATATAAACCACAGTGCGAGGGTGCCAATCAGCTGCTCAGTTTTTAGGTGCTGCAGATGCTTCTATTCTTATCTAGTGGTTCTAGGAGTTTCAGGAAGTCAAGTTCTTCTGGCTTTTCACTGTTTTCAATGATGACTCTGAGCTTCTGTTATTTGTTTGATTAGGAACAGCTTGTCACGACTCTCCTAGAAAGACAGAACAAAAAGTATGCTCCAGATGAAGAGATGCAGCACAAGTTACAGTTCTGCCTTGAGCCTATTAAAAACGTCTTGTACCCCTAAAAACTTGAAATTGTACTTCCCAAAAGCCTAACAACAGGGATCAAACgaaaacaaaaagcacacaAGGACTTTCAGAATTCCAGACTGATTTGAAAAGCCCTAAAAAAGCAGTGAGGCTTTGCTCCCAAATTCTTTACTCTTTAAACATCTCTCCCCAGGACAGTGTGTTTTGAAGGATGGGTTGTTAAATGCTGTATCTAAAAGCACATACTCAG
This DNA window, taken from Indicator indicator isolate 239-I01 chromosome 22, UM_Iind_1.1, whole genome shotgun sequence, encodes the following:
- the COQ7 gene encoding 5-demethoxyubiquinone hydroxylase, mitochondrial, whose translation is MAAGGRWLAGQRAALRSQWEWREDVARGDDVAAERRGERSGSAGWRWLPELRPCGAGWGSAGSTAAGRVGAQAGSQARPPLTRRGIVLNDGRRPRVRGRWPLPAGGVSRRLCSTRVSVEGINKAVVDRIIRVDHAGEYGANRIYAGQMAVLGRSSVGPIIQQMWNQEKAHLKKFNELMVAYRVRPTVLLPFWNVAGFVLGAGSALLGKKGAMACTVAVEESISNHYNNQIRTLIEEDPEKYKELLQTIKQFRDDELEHHDIGLEHDAEAAPVYSVLKTAIQLGCKAAIFLSERI